The Papaver somniferum cultivar HN1 chromosome 6, ASM357369v1, whole genome shotgun sequence genome segment GTAAATGGCTCTTTGAAAAACAAGGAAATATCAACTATTGCATTGATAGAGCCAGAACCCGTTGTTAATAAGGTTTATGCTTATACGTAAAAGAAATTTCTATCTGGGAAATGAGTGAAATGATGCATAAAATAAATTTACACTAACATGAAAATTATAATAAATCTGTTAAAACTGTTTAGAGCAAACAGCACCCGTGGCCTAATGGATAAGGCATCTGACTTCTAATCAGGCGATTGTGGGTTTGAGTCCCACGGGGTATGCACTCTTTTGGTATAATGCGTGCTAGTTAAACGACAATGAGCTTTAAACGACGATGATTGGAGCAGGTTAGATGAAGTGCATGTCTACTGTCTAGTGTGTCACAATTGACTAGTCGAGTCCATCTAGAGTCTAGATGTGGTGACCTAAATAAAGGTCCTAAACAGTAAAAGCAGCATGAGGGATGTTACCCGATAATTCCATTCTAAATAATTTGTTGGAGAGTTATTTTAAAGAAATTTacgttttaattaattaattatttaactTGAGTCATAAGCATGATCATAGTAGGACCTTAAATATATGTGACCTCACTAGAAGTTTGTTGTCAACGATTGTTAAACACAAACAACAAATTAGCTCACATGTCACCGTAAGCTGTCCAGTCTACCACGGCAACCCATATATAATATACTGCTAATTTAGTAAAGTACCTTATTAGTATTTGATTATAACGACAGTTTATTTGCGTGGCTCGATGTCTACtcgtcaaaaaaaaaatccccgcAGGAAAAGATGCACAGAAAAGTGTAAAACATCGCATATGCACGACCCGGAAGGAGAAGCTTTGACAAGCTAAAAGCAGGATTTACATCTTTCTGCAAACCTTTTGACTGTGAGGGTCCGCTGGTTTGGTGAGCCTCCTAAAGCAAACATCATCTGGAAAACGTTGGCTTGACAATGATCTTATAATTCTATATAGGataatgatgattaaagcaaATCTTTGAATCGTATAGTGTATCAAGCTATGTATGATTCTGATTCATATGAAAAACGAAAAAGCTACTCCAGAGTCCCCGCCATATTCGTTTTCTTAATCTGCAGACAGTGATGCAGTCTTAACACATCTTTTAGTACGACCCCTTGTTAGAGCAGTTAGTTATGCAGTCACAGTTCACCAGAAAATCTTTTACGACATGTACAACAATTCAGTAAAACTGGCTATTCACAGACGTCTAAATAATATGCACTGAGAAATTACTTTCCGACTTCCATAAACAAATGAATTATTTTCTCGCGaaacaaaatagttttgcttctgaTTTATACTCGTGCAGATTGTAGCATTAATCCCTTACAACGGAATATGCCATGCAAAACGAATGAGTGGGTTACTTAACATGATAAATTAtgttgcaacaactcttaatGGATGAAAATATAGATCTCGTAATAAATATGTCGTTGAACCCACACACTCGTGGTTGAATCCATACGTCTGTACTAAGAAAGCGAAATTTCGACAATGCAACGGTGAAGGAGCACATCAGTGGTCGGTGGTCACTGGTCCGGTCCATTATTTTTGCAGGACATCCCCATACATTACTCAATAACAATGTAGATATCTGTCTTTCTTTCTAATCAGGGTCCATTAAAACTCTCCATTAGAAGCAAAATTAAATACCGTACTTTTTCTTCTCAAGATTTGTTAGGTGCTCAGATCCAAGAACAGTATGGGACTGTTAGTTTTGGAAAGTGAACTCCTTTTTTTTTCAAGTCTCACATGGAAATATTTATATCGATCAGCCCATGAATGAATGAACGGATGAAAGAATGAAAATAAAGTACCCTTCCAAATGCTGACCCCAGCGTACGTATTTACCTTTTTTGAATTTTAAATCAATGGGAAGGTGCAGAGTGGGACTGGGAACATCAGTGGAAtccatcaatatcaatcaacattaTTGGATCAAAGTTGCAAGTATTATTGGTCACTTTGAGGCAGTTAATCTAATGATTTACTTGCTCTCTTGTACTGTTTGCCGTATATTTTATAGCACAATTTGGGTAACTTAATTAGaagaattttttatttcttgcatgTATTCCAAGTCAGGGTTAAACAAGTTGCCAAAGTTGATTGATTTCTTGGCTGACACAGCCGCTTTCAACTCTTCTAAGCTAAAACAGAACCTTAAATTGACTGAATGCGTGACTTCATTCTGCAAACATGTTTTGAAATTATAAAATTTAAAATCCTGCCACTCTGGCGAAGGCCCGCAGGATACTGACGTGCAAATGGTTGGTCCGACTCCGTACAGTCGCTCCTCCCCATGCCTAATTGTTGGAAACCGGACCTTATTAACTAAGTGGATGCCCCTGAACAAGGGTAATGTTTTCATCCTGATATGTCCAATTCCCAATAGATCATAAAAGGCTTTAAATTAAATTACTTATTGCAGTATCTTTTTTTGGTACTTGTTCTTATTTACTGTGTCGGATGACATTGAAGTTGGTGGGCATATACCCGCAAAAGCAGGTCATAATTTTCTTGACGGAAGTGTCGGTTTGATAAGATAACCGGTTATTATGGGTTTATTCCCGCCAGTATTTATTTTTTAAcggtagaagaagaaagaaagatccTAGTTTTCCTCTCTTGGGCACTCTAGTGTTCACCATTATTCTAGGAACCCTCTCTGTAATTAAACCATCAATTTCTAATATCCATCTCCTCATTTTTACTCCCTTTCCTCTTCCCTGtcaaaatttttaatttttttttttgttgggtcGAATTCATTTTGATCAACTGTTGAAatgtcacaaaaaaaaaaaagatcaacttTTTAGTTTTAAATTCGTTTATTTATTGTTTGTTAGTTTTAGTATTTTAGTAACGAGGAGTAGGTGATGATCGTTGGCGGCAATtccttttcaaaaagaaagaagatgaaggtgagaagaaaaaaaagacaaaatttataggtttgatttgtcTGCAATTCTTTATTTCGAAGCTCCCCCTTTGCTTAGAACTTTGAGAATGTTAGTTTTAGTTGGTTGAAACGTTTTTTATGTGTTTATCTTATAACTAATTTATTTGTCTTTTGATCATGGTGGGggtacagcagcagcagaagaatatGACATGATCAGAGATTCAGACAAGTACTACTTTAAAATGGATAGATTTGCAGGGTTATATATTCTGCAAGTTCAAACAGatcaaaattaagaaaagatttgtaaatatttttaattttagATACAGAGAAAAAATATGACTGTTGAATTGagagttgtaaagaaaggaaaTGAACAGAACAAggtgaaagaaaagaaaacggTGTTGGTAGGGATTCGTATTGATAAGCTTGGTAGAGAATTGCTTAATTGGGCTCTTGTTAAAGTTGCTGAACCTGGAGATCAAGTTGTTGCCTTGCACGTTTCTCGAAATTTTGGTAACCGATTCAGTTCAGATCATTCTTGTTTTCTCTATTAGCACCTCAAAATCTTGAGATTCTAATTGATTGGTTTGTCTTTGCAGATGTGTCTGCTGCGGATAATCTCTTATTGGAAGATTATCTAGAAGTTTATAAAGGCTTATGTAATGAAAAAAAGGTTTGTAAATTGAACTTCTTTTATTTATTCAATTTATGAtgcttttgtatttttttctgtAAATTGAGAATCTCAATTATGTTATCTTATCGTTTCAGATTGTTCTTAGAGGAGAAGTTTGTAATGGATGTTCAGTTAGAGATGTATTAGTTAGAGAAGCAAAGGTATTTGATGCAGGGACTGTTGTTTTAGGAGTTAGCCGGAGGCGACATGCTTTGAGGTAAATTGCATATGGTTtggaaatttggtttttttattttatttttattttggttgatCTGAAATGAAATGTCTTTTGCAGCTCTTCTCTGTATGTGGCAAAGTACTGCTATAAGAATTTACCATCAAATACTTCAGTATTGGCAGTCCACAACGGAAAAGTCGTCTACGAAAGGGGTCTCACTACCCGTCCACCAGGTATGATTAAATGCATTTTTGTTTGCAAAATTATAAAATTTTGATCTTTCAACTCGGAGatctttttgtttttgataaattATAAAATTTTGTGCTTAATTTGTAGGAATGAAATGGGATAGAAGGCCAAGTATATACCCATTTCAGCTTCTGAGTCTGAATGAAACTCAAAGTCCCAAACTATCTGAGATATCTGAAGATGGATCAGGAGAAAGTGAAAACACAAAGAGTGACAATTTCAGGTTTTCTAATGAAGATAGAGAAGAGCTTTGTTCAAGCTCGATGTCTGGTAGTGACGGTATTAAACATGGTAGTGCCCACCTCGATCAGCTATTTAGGGAGGAACCTTTTAGTCCTGTAACTGTTAATGAGACACCAGAATCGAAACCGGGTTGGCCTCTGCTTCGGTGTGCAACTTCTTTGAATCAAAACAACAACCATAAAGAATCACAAGGAGCTAGGAAAATGTCAGTGGTGCAATGGGTAATGAGCTTACCCAATAGGTCGCTTCCTGAAACCCCGACTAGTTATGATTCTGATAAAAGTGACAATCAATTTGTACGAGAGTATGAAAACGCACTCAGTAATAAGAATTTGGAGGCGTGGGGAGAGCTTCCTAAGGAAATGGATCTTGTAGTCAGGACTAATTCCTCTAACTGTAAGTGGTTTAGTCATAAGGAGCTCAGCAATGCAACTTCTCAGTTCTCCACAGGTTTCTACTCTCCCCCTTTCTTTCTCACTAACCTTTCTATTAGTATTAAGCCTTTTCGCCGTTCTTACGGTTGATTCATATCTTAATGAGCAGAAAATGTAATTGGGAAAGGAGGGTGTAGTCGTGTGTACAAGGGTATTCTTTCAGATAGAAAATTGGTTGCAGTGAAGGTTTTAAAAGTGTCCAAGGAATCATGGAAGGATTTCGTGTTGGAGATCGATATCATCTCCTCGCTAAAGCACAAAAACATTACACCTCTCATTGGGGTGTGCATTAACAATAATGATCTCGTCTTAGTTTACGATTTCTTCTCCAAAGGAAGCCTAGAGCAATATCTTCATGGTAAGCATTCATCATCCATTCTAGTATTGGTTCACTTCTTGTAGAATTTTTCgagtaaacttgctcaaaatggtTTTTTGTTATTTGCAAAGCAGAGAAGAGAGGGAAAAATGGTATGTCATGGGATTTACGGCTTAAGGTGGCAATTGGAATTGCTGAAGCTATCAATTACCTGCACAATGAATGTGCTAGGCCAGTTATACACAGAGATATCAAgtcgtcaaatgttcttctttcCAGAAACTTCGAGCCACAGGTAACAACAGATGGTGGAATTCAATTAAGTAATAAACTAGTCAAGAGATTTTATACTGACAGCTTTGGTTTTCCTCTATGTGACAGCTCTCTGATTTTGGTCTAGCTCTTTGGACGCCAAGAACTTCAGCAGAGGCGCATTTTGATGTAGTTGGAACGTTTGGCTATCTAGCTCCAGAATATTTCATGTACGGGAAGGTTACGGAAAAGATAGATGTCTATTCGTTTGGGGTTCTTCTACTTGAATTGTTATCTGGAAGAAAGCCGATTAGCGACAAGACACCTAAAGGACAAGAGAGCTTAGTTATGTGGGTAAGGCCTTCTCCATTTGGAGCTTTTGCATTCTTATAAATTTATGAGCCACATGTGTTCAAaccaattttttcatttttacgTGTTCAGGCGAAACCAATGCTGGAGAGCGGGGATATTGCAGGAATAATGGATCCTGATTTGATTGGAAAATACAATGAGGCGCAAATGGAAAGAATGGTTTTAGCTGTGACTCTTTGTATCACAAGAACAGCTCGATTACGACCAGAGATGAGTCAGGTAATTCTAGTTTGATATTTCCCTTACAAGAGATTGTAGGTGTGGTTTCTCTAGGTAGATGCACATGATATGGCTAAGAATATGGTTTATTAGTGCTTGCTCAGTTTTGGTTCTCTAAACTATTTTTGGAACCACAGGTAGTGAAGCTTCTAAAAGGAGAAATTGACGTGGAGGAGTGGTCGAATTCCCACGGGAATGACCTTGAGTaccgagaagaagaaggagatgaagCTCATCCAGATTCTAGTGCTGAATCACATTTAAGTGTTGCTTTGTTCGGTATGGATGATGATGATACAACATCGCCTAGCAGTATAGATCAAAGCGAACGCCGCTCTTTGGATTCTTATCTAAAAGGAAGATGGAGTCGCTCTTCAAGCTTCAACTAATGTCCTCCCTCTACCAGGCACATATCATTTCTTCAAATTTAATGGGAGGCCGTCTTCCCTTTGACGCTGCAAAAAGTATTTTAGgtttcttttcttatttcttttcccgGTAGTGTACAGTTGAGAGAGAGAATAACAATTTCAGTTTGCACCCAATATACTACACTGGTGGTGTGTTAGATTTAGGCAATTTGGTTGCAGGAAGTTGTCAGAATAAAAGGATCTGTTTTTCCAGCGATTCTCAAAGGTTTCccaaccaaaaaagatgcatttcCTGTATGCGTCAATTAAATTTATATCTTTTAGAGAATGTAAATGTTTGATAATTGAAGTGTTTCAGTAATTACGAAAGTTCTCAAATATGCTTCTACTTGTCATGTTGATTGCCAAGTTTATTTTTCTTCTCACATGCCATCTTTTGGTCTTAATTCAACTCTGGTAAACTAATATACAGCAAGCCTAAAAAACTCATCTACGCGTAGAAATAAAGTTTGGGGACATGCACCACGAACAtaatttcttttttctatttctttAAATGTTTGAGCACGTCTAGAGCACATCTAGAGAGAGGTGTCTGTTGTTACATCAGCTGTGATACACACACAACGGTTTTACACCGTGAAATGCATAACGAGGGCAATGGACGGTCCCGATGCGCGTGCTCAGCATCGGGATAAGTGCGGGCAGAAGTGGCCCCCACCAGCCCCTCTCACATGCAATGCTTCGGTGCGCCCCGTGGTGTAACATCACGGTGTGTTAATCATTTCTGTTGTTACATATACACGAAACTCAGCTCTCAGGATCTCATTTTACATGAAAACTCCACAGCCAGTGTGTATTACGAGTCCATATAAAggatcagaaa includes the following:
- the LOC113288951 gene encoding proline-rich receptor-like protein kinase PERK7, encoding MTVELRVVKKGNEQNKVKEKKTVLVGIRIDKLGRELLNWALVKVAEPGDQVVALHVSRNFDVSAADNLLLEDYLEVYKGLCNEKKIVLRGEVCNGCSVRDVLVREAKVFDAGTVVLGVSRRRHALSSSLYVAKYCYKNLPSNTSVLAVHNGKVVYERGLTTRPPGMKWDRRPSIYPFQLLSLNETQSPKLSEISEDGSGESENTKSDNFRFSNEDREELCSSSMSGSDGIKHGSAHLDQLFREEPFSPVTVNETPESKPGWPLLRCATSLNQNNNHKESQGARKMSVVQWVMSLPNRSLPETPTSYDSDKSDNQFVREYENALSNKNLEAWGELPKEMDLVVRTNSSNCKWFSHKELSNATSQFSTENVIGKGGCSRVYKGILSDRKLVAVKVLKVSKESWKDFVLEIDIISSLKHKNITPLIGVCINNNDLVLVYDFFSKGSLEQYLHEKRGKNGMSWDLRLKVAIGIAEAINYLHNECARPVIHRDIKSSNVLLSRNFEPQLSDFGLALWTPRTSAEAHFDVVGTFGYLAPEYFMYGKVTEKIDVYSFGVLLLELLSGRKPISDKTPKGQESLVMWAKPMLESGDIAGIMDPDLIGKYNEAQMERMVLAVTLCITRTARLRPEMSQVVKLLKGEIDVEEWSNSHGNDLEYREEEGDEAHPDSSAESHLSVALFGMDDDDTTSPSSIDQSERRSLDSYLKGRWSRSSSFN